The following nucleotide sequence is from Populus trichocarpa isolate Nisqually-1 chromosome 11, P.trichocarpa_v4.1, whole genome shotgun sequence.
TGCCAATTGTATCCAATGCTCCAGCAACTTCTTATGTTCCTCTTTCACAAATTCTTTATATGGTTGTACATGCAAATTATCAAGGTCGCCTAACGCACAGTTAAGAggtttagattgaattttttttttaccgggaTTGCTTCAGGCTCTTAACAAGTTGGTGCTGCTTCTTGCTTATCTTTAAGTCTGACATATATTTGGCACCGTCGCTATGGTGGATATTGTGCTTGTGTAACTTGTCCCCTTTTCCAGGTCATGCATTATCTGAAGCAACCACTGGCTTTCCACGTTTCTCCTTCATGGAGCCTTTATCACAAATCCTCTTTTGAAACTCTACACCCTTTGTTGCAGGAGAGTTCTCATTATCACTGCTAGATGTTTTCTCCTCTGCAACCAAGGAGCAAGGGAAAGGAAGTTTTGTAGAGCATATGGAGAAGGTCAAGAAGTGAAAAATGCCTCTGGTCTCAAAGCACCATGATGAGTGCGTAACGATGGCCTTCTTGAGATTGAATTGTGGAAAGATTCTATTTGAAGAATCCAAGGTTTGAGCATACTGAAAGGAAGTGGGTTTATCTCTTGCACGATGGCCTCCAAGTTATTATCTCTTGCAAGTGAGAAAACTTTTCCCAACAATCGTTCACTTTCTCCATATGCAACAGGCATGTCTTCTCCGTATTGACTCGTACAGAAATAAGTtctgagtgattttttttctccattggGAATCAATCAAATCCACAAGCTATGAGACTTTCCTCATCCTGAAGCAAGTAATTCATGTGTATAAAAAGGTTTCCAATGCCACTTACAGCATGACAAATAAGAAACATGGAGAACAAGCCTGACGGACCTTCAAAAAGCACAACCATCGACATAATCGATTAATGGGCTTCACATGTCTAGCCTACCACACACCATCCAATGAATATTGGAGCAATCTTATGGAATATGAATCCCAGTGGGGCTTTGTGGCCACGTGATTAGCTGTAACTAGATTATTTACCTGAACTGTATTACTAGTAGGGcaaagtttttttcaatgtaaaaaagatgttaaggtgatgttttttttaagaaaaaaaatcaaagaataaggTTATTAACTTGATTTAGTTCAATAAGtatggttaatttaataatataattaaaaaaatagataatgacattaaacaaatcaaactaaaaaaaattcacaatgatcaactaaaaaaaatatttgtcaatattatagaaatatatCCTCCTAGTATTTGATAACGAGGCAAAAACATCAAATGAGAATGCAACaacctttaaaagaaaatatgaaactcaattctaagcaatcaaatattaaagtataaaattaaaaaaaaatcaaattaaaaaagaacaaaaaaaatgacctgaATCCACTCAAGTCAGCTTGTTAAATACATAACCtgatcatgagaccaagataaccttgtagggaaaaaaacaacaacaaagctCAAATCTCTGataatccaatgttgaaaggcaaaaccgagaaaaaaatccaatctaaaaaaacaatggaaaaacaaaaagacttGTGTTAACCCACTAACACTACGACTCAAGacatgagattaaaataacactaaaaaaaaggaaaaaatcatgaaattcaacccccaaccaacccaatgttgaaagatgatttttttagaaaagaaatttaattttaaaaaagaacctaaaaaataaaataaagtcaaCTTGAGCTAATCTTCAAAACTTGTGATCCAGATTATGAGACTATAACAAACCTTATAGAAGataaacctataaaaataaCGAAATTAAATCcccaatcaataaaatgttgagggatagaattgaaaaaataatcaatcaaaaaataataagaaacaaaacaaatagtaatcaaaaaaataaggaccaaattgtacataaaaataaaataaaatgttgatggacaaaattgaaaaacaaactcaattaaaaaataataaaaaaatagcaataaaaaaataagaaccaaatttaatatacatATCAAATTTACATTGACATTGCAAGATCTTATGGAATATGAATCCCAGTGGGGCTTtccatgtttgaaaaaaatcaaatctaaaaagacaacggaaaaataaaagacatgtGTTAACCAATTAACATTACGACTCAAGATATGAGATTGAAATagctgcaaaaaaaaatcatgaaattcaacCCCCAACCAATCCAATGtcgaatatgattttttaaaaaaatatattagtttttaaaaataacctaaaaaaataaagtcaactCAAGCTAATCTTCAATACTTGTGACCCGAATCATGAGATTGTAACTAACTTCATGGAAGGTAAActcacaaaaataacaaaatcaaatcctcaatcaataaaatgttgagggatggaattgaaaaaataatcaataaaaaatagtgaGAAACAAAGCAAAtagtaattagaaaaataaggaccaaattttacataaaaataaaataaaataaaatattgatggataaaattgaaaaaaaatcaattaaaaaaattaaaaaaaaaaacaatcaaattttcATTTACATTGCAAAATCTTTGTATCAAGACAATCAAAACAAACTaccaaatcaaatcataaataaaGTCAATgcaaatgggtcaaattaaaaaagcaagtcgagagatcaaaataaaaaagggtacATAAACTTCTTCTCCATGCAAATCAAtccttgattttgaaaaaagaggGACTTAGCATTTGTTTAAGATTCATATTTGATCCTTAAGCTCTAATTATTGtgaattaattgaattgaatttacaAAACCGAGAATTAACCAAGAGATGCAACATTTTCTCAACACCACGAGATCCCCATACGCACGCATGAAAAGCAAAACACCAAGATCAATCACAAAATTTGtaggaccaaattagaaaataaagaaattgagggtcaaagtgtaaaaaattccgagtaaaagaagaagagaagaagatgcATTGTTCGTGCATCTCCTCTCACGGCACGGTTAAACACCGAGGCCTTTTAGAGtgtcttttttatatagttataattataattataaaaggtGTAGCAGCTGAAGGGCAATGGCAACTCTCATGACAGAAACTTGAGGGCTTTGCTTCCAATCTTACATTTCTTGCATTTATCAGTGAAGACCACAAAACAATCAGAAAGCAACTGGTATTTAGTAGCTGGTTCTGAAGGTGACAATCCACACGATCATTAATTCGAGCTTGGTGAGCCACACTCTCGAAGAACCATGGCCATGCTACTAAAACATTGGCCAAGAAAGAATTTAAGGAAGAGAAATTATGTGTATTCTTCGGATCCGACATGGCATCTGACCTGGGTGAAGGGCTCCGGTTATTAGGCCAACAGGTTAGCCCGAGTCAATTATAATGGTTTGATCTAACTAGTTAATCGAACTTGGTTTGATCAATGTAAAAATAAGGTTAGACtctgaataattaatttgtcaaGTTTCGAGCTAATTATAACTGTCATGTTTATTTGTCCCCTCCTAAAGAAGTTGACTCCCACCTTCATTATATAAAGAAAGGGATGGGAAGAAGAACcttgaagtaaaaataaaaaataaaaaaaacaagaaggcaTGAAGCATCCATTACTTATAATTCAAAAggcaattaaaaatttcaaagggATATAACTTAATTAATCAGATTATAGGTTTGCTTTTTAAGTTACCAGTCTCATAAATTTTAAGATCATTAGATATTTAcatgattgattaattttatagccTCAAATGATTAATCGAGACACACATAAATTAGCCCGGATAttcactaaaaatttatataatttttaacttcATTTCTTCTAAAAATATTGACTCACATCTTCATTATATAAAGACAAGGACTGGAAGAAGAAccctgaagaaaaaaagaaaaaaataatgacaacaTGGCATGAAGCATCCACAACTTACAATTCAAAAGGCAATTAGGAAAAACAATGCTCAAAAAGCTAAATTCATATTACATTATGGGTCCATCATTCGGTCATCTCTAGTTTACttctgatattgtttttttgcagCTCTCTCGACAATTTGTCCAGGACCAGTCCCCTCACAATATTGAAAGCTCACAAACTTATAATTAAACTAAAGTTAGTTTACAATTTTAATAATTGATCTTCTTTTAGTCTTAATGGTAAATGTCTAGCTGTTGCTCCTCAAAACTCATAAGCTCTCAACattcaaacatgtttattttcaagaaatcatTCTCTAACCAccattctttatatataaacatgtgATTGATTAAGGATTTTTTGAGTTGACAAACTTTTTCCGtgattaactttttaaaagtagTCGTTGAAATGTAGATCATgtacaaaaatatattcatgttatatataaaaataaaaatagctttcACTAAAATTATTGCAtctatatcaatattttttttattaatataaatattctggTTAATTTGCATACATCTTGAgtaatcttataaattttaaaattaataattatataaatttttgatgactaattataaatatttaatatgcaAGAGCACGACATGGGCAATATTTATGAATGCTTATTGCAATATTCAAACAAATTGACAGATTTATTCCGAATAATTATTTAGGCACAAGTGAGAATATGCTTGAGAAATATGTTTTCCTCTTGGTCCCAACTCTTCTTTCACTCATCCCATCAGAACATGACACCTGTGCTGTTCTTCTCAATGAAGGAAGGCCCAATGTACAGAGCAGGCAGGAGATAATAATGAAAAGCACAGACTCTTGCTATGATGTGGCCATGGCATGCATGCTAGCAAGAAGCAAAACGATGCATGCTTCCTCCATACTCATAAGACAACAAAGGTTTTTGAACCACGAGATAGTAAAGCCATCACTATTTATGCGCATGTGCTCGGCGAGGCAGTCctgttgtttttgtaaaattgtacttggattttaaaaaaatcatacactcgatttttttaaaatgattttgtgtttttttctttgatttttttttaaaatctatgtttttaaaattttttttttataagactaTTCTGTCTTATGATTTATATCATAGTTTGACaaattcattcaaattaaataaatattttttttatttttttaattaaatttttttttaatttcaaccttaTTAACATCCTTGAGTTAATAATAGATaattatctatattatttttaaaatgcaaagtCAACCAGttgattgttaaaataattaaatattaaatttattaaaatattattaacttttctaaataattttttattattggagagcatataaataaataaataaatatttttatatcacaaTTTAACTCTTCTAAGTAAAGTCTCGCCTGGCAAATGCTCTAACAAGACAAACAATACCCGCACAAGAAAAGTGAACAAACTTTCAAAGTTAGtaactttttaattaactaattgcatctggtaacaaaaaaaaaaactaattgtatATGTGAATtggtgagaaaaataaattctttgtttatacaaggaaaaatacagagattACACTGAAAAGTACATCTAAATCAAACTTAATATtgctattaattaataatttacaaaaaaaaaatataattagaggGTCAATTAATTACAAACTCTAATAAACTTTTTTCGTGAAGAGGCTACgtaaattgaaaagattacCACCATTTCCAACATTAGTAGTGCTACTACCACCACAATCACCGCCAGCGTTTTTGGTTGCGCCACCGTCACTTCCGTCAGCACCGCGGACACCGCTTCTGCAACTCAAATGATTTCTATACCCGATACAAACGGGGACATTTATATTCAAAACCTTTGCTCTAGCACCATTAGAGCTGCCATTGACATTGGCCGTATTTTTACTGCGGCGAGGCTCGGTAACTTCTTTTTTACTGCTCGATTTCTCACCACTCCGAACCACACTCTTCGTACCCGAACCACCTCCACGTCGAACCTGCCACACTGGGCTGCTCCGACTCAAATGGACTCCGGGTCGACCCGGGCTACTTGGCCATGACTTTCTTGATTTGGATTCCCCTGCCGAATTACTCCTCGAACAAGGGGCACTACTTACCTTCCGGGTTCCGGGAGCCCCGGGAAACAACTTGGGTCGGGTCACACTGTTCCCTTCGGATCTACTACGTGAAAATGGCCATATGTTGATATTCAACTCAGCTGAACTCGCTCCATTTTGACTCCTTTTCTCCCTCTTTTTGTCCTTGTCCTTGTCCTTatctttctcttcttgtttcttgGCAGCTGTTGAAGTTTTCTTGTCACCTTTCTTGAATATTATATCTTTCCATCTCTTGGAACTGCTTGTTGGCTCCATGGTTATGCTTGCTGGCGAGATTTCGGGTTCAGGGTCAGGTTGGGAGCTGGGAGGTTCGGGTTCGGTTGAGTCAGGGTCAGGATCAGGCgggtggttgttgttgttgttgttgttggggtGGTGAAGGAGGTAGAGAGGGAGGAGGACACCATCAACAAAGAGTTCATCAGCTGTAACAAGATTTGGTTGAGGGAAAGATGGGTTTTGGACCATCCAGAACTCGAATTCGGGTGGTGAGTTTGAATCACTGCTTGCTCTCCTTCTTCTACTACTGCATGGAGAGAGGATTACTTGAGGTTCTTTAATGGATATTCTTTGTGGGCTATCCATATTGTTGGATAATGAAAGGGAGAGAGGGGAGGTTTGTTTTTGAGAGGAGAGGAAGTGTGGGGGAAGTTTCTCTGTTTTCTTGGGACTGAGCTTGGTTCAGAGTTCAGTTCAGCTTGACCCTACAAGAGCTATAAACAAAGGAGAATGAGTTAATAAAATGAAGAGATAGGAGGGCTTAAGAGGTTGGGTGACTTGGGTCCATTATATATGCAACCACGtaataagaaattatatatgCAACCTTCAGTTTCTACAGGAACACCTGCATAGTATATTCTcagtgttattaaacttagcTGGGAAGAGGtaatgtttgtttgtgtgtttataaagtattttttaatttttttttaatttaatattttttggtatttttatatcattaagttaatgttaaaaataattttaaaaaataaaaaatatatattattttaatatattttcgagaaaaaaatattttgaaaagtaattactgtcatatttctaaatattcaaatattaatCGACTTGGGGTTTGAccaaatttggattttaaataACTAGATTTGAATTGACACTGGTTAAGTTTGAGAGACTTGACAAATCaactttcaattcaatttatctgataaaaatataatcaaaacaaaggttaatttttaaattttttttattaaattaacattatttttaattgacttaaattaactcgagttaatttatttaaaccATAACTTTAGCCCAACATcggtcatgaattttataactttgattttcttatggTCAAATTAAGTTCATGTAGACTATTTACATcagttttaagaaattaataaaaaccatAGTACTATGATTGCGAGGTTCAAATTTTAGCCCAACATCggtcatgaatttttttattgaaacaacactatttttaattgacttgaattaacttgggttaatttATTTAACCCATAATTTTAGCCTAATATTAggtatgaatttaataattttggtttttttatggtcAAATTAAGTTCATGTAGACTATTTACATcagttttaagaaattaataaaaatcatagtaTGATTGCTAGGttcaaattttagatttaatgaTAAGATTATTCCGGTACCATAGTTTTTCATATACTTGCCTTCATATCTCCAATCATATCTTCAACGAACCATTTATATACATGGATTGATGTatatcatgaaaatttattacaagatcattttcttaatttgaattCTGAGCATGCGGCTCCATCAAATCTACTTGCCTTCCTAGCAAGAGATTATTTAGTTAATAATTAAGGATATTGCTCATATCTATCTAGCCATTTGTGGGTGCATTGAGTTAGTTAACACTTTCTGTCTAAATCATGACAACTGTAGATGTCATGAGAGGTCATAATTATCATCATAtactcctctttttttttttttttttacctcaaatGAAAATATCCATTGATTTTGATTGTAGAATAAAAAAGGAATCATTCTACTGTGTTTTTGGCTTGGTATTGTCATTTTCTCAAGAAATAGCACTTGCAAAGCTGTGCAGTAACGGGATGTTGTGCtccatttgataattttatcttagtataaatatattttgcgGAGATAATTAAGATTgttacataataatataaattatattttagaattttatttaacaacttaaactattaaattgagatgattttttgacgtAGTATCAGAATCTTGATGACCAAGctgtcacgagtttgaatctcactatccctatttatttgataaaaattaaatataaggtaatgtgagtctgtacaagtttcaagctcaaagggcttttcacttgagggagtgtgttagagaataatataaatcatatcttaaaacattacctaacagtttaaaatattgaatcgagatggttctttgataaagataaataagatatgtttatctttttaataatagaaatttgcttaaaaattattataaaaataaatttattttatacatgtatttttgTCTCTCTAATTAAATgtatatttatctcttttatattttttttctatcttgaaaCACCAACTAAATAAAACTTTAGTATATATTAAACTATAAGCTCATTAGCgtttctttataaatatatattctcgAATTAAATACACACgatctcttattttttatgttttaaaacaataaaaattcactaatctttttttttatatatattttttttttatcatgaaacaCTAACCAAAAACAGCATAAATATGGGTCGATAGCTCATTAAATACTTGAATCTTGAAACTTTTGATGATCATTATTATGAttatatgatatgaaaaaaGAGATCAATTAggggaataataattaaactgaTTATAATATGGAAGAGGGCCATTCTAATTTAAGAGTGATGTCAAGTCATTGTAAGTGGTAGGGATGGGAGACTAATCCATGGGGTCCTCATCAGATTCATGCCGCCTCTTCATTTTAGATCTAAACTAAGAGGGTTGACATCTTGCATTACCTCCTCTTCTTTGTATACACATAATGTTACTTCTTGTgcatttgattatatatttgaacaaaaaaaaaacaatttatatgtttttctttaacgGTTTTCAATGtttctaaagtttttttatatatatatttaaaaccaTCCaagaaatctttaaaaaatataaatttgaaagtgtttttattcaaactacaataaaaatttattgatgagATATAAATtcagaaatcaattaaaataaacctcATAGATCACCAATCACCTCATGAACTCTTGAAAATAGTATATGAAATATGATTCAAGGTCGAGGTTATATATAGACTGAGAATGACTcaagtcaataatttttttaaaaaaaatattaaaacatctttgttttaaataaaaaattaaaacaaaactgaaataattttgttttggatctcaTAAGATGTTATCTAGATCATTTAGATTGCATTTTAAAATGGTTAATTAACtcaaattgagtttcataacaTAActataagaatttaaaaaacatttaaagtatATTATTACAAATATATTACTAAACaaatttttgttagatttttttttatttgtgggagGTGAGATGAGGTGcataaaaaagatttcaagTTCGTTTGAAAATAAGGtgcaaatcatatatatatatatatatatatatatatatatatatatatatatatatttttttttttccaaaggtGGCTTTCTATGGAGATTTGTAATGGTCCCTGTTTTGGAAGTAATTACGTGATGATCATCAAGTGCTCCGTAGAAAGACAATACAGCGGACACCGTGGCAGTAATGGGAGTCAGAATGGGACCCACTTTGTTTCAGAAAAATCTTGACCATCCAATCGACTGAAGTCTAAAGGGGAAGTATAAGACCTACGGCTCGAAACACCCATGGGGTTTGAATTCAAATCCTAAAGACCTGGCAGCTGATGATTCGTACATCCATCTTagttaaagttttaaattaaatttagtgaCATTAacgttaaaatataattaacttacagaaaataatattatttatttttaaaaagaaaattcttaaaataatattttttttatcgattcgagttaatttagttatttggagtgtggttgcagttgttttttaaagtgtttttcgtgccgaaatgtattgaaatgatgtttttttatttttaaaaatttacttttgaaatcagcatattaaaacgatataaaacattaaaaaaattaaattttaataaaaaacaaaaatttaattcttttgaaaacGCAGGTATAATCACGTTTCCAAACGCTctcttatattgttttattcaacGAGTTGCGCAATACTTGGATAAATCTTGATACTAACCCGACTCTTTTATCATTTTAGTGcctattggaaaaaaaaacatttgatacTATTAATCCCTCAATCCATATGAACTAACCGatcataatttaataacatgggAAGGCTCTTAAAGttagaaaaacatataatatttctcataaatatatcaataaatcaTCTTAAATTTTGTTCGATCAAAGATGAATTCATTCTTCATATAAAAGTTTGAGGAATGTTGTTCTTGatagttaaataaataacacttggataatgattaaatttttaaatttttttattcaatgaataaTGATAGAAACTTGATGATATGTAAATACTCTCTGGGTACTACAATATAACCCAATTCCCAATTGGCATGCAATGCATTATTTCCCTCTAaagcaaaaatataaatcagTTGTTCTTTTGAtggagattaaaataatatttgagagtctgattgtaattattttttaaagtgttttttacttggaaatgcattaaataatatttttttatttttttaaattattattattttttatatagtgcatcaaaataatctaaaaacattaaaaaatattaattttttttaaaaatatttttaaaatgaaaaaacaaacagaatctCGTATCTTATTTCTAATAATCTTGGATACGCCATAGCCATACAAGTAGACACCACTCTCTCAACTTCACTTCTTCCCaagaaaaagaatctaaaaGTTTTAGCTTCAAGATTACACATCAATTAAATATACACTATGTCAAGATGCTTGCCACCCACCAACGTACAGTAGTCCTTCATGAAGTTCTCGATTGGTTTAGATAATTGCATGAGCCATTGTCTCATATTATTCATCTTTGTTCGCATAGAAACCTCCAGCATACTACATGTGATGCATTGCGAAATGGACAAATTCTTACAATCTAGCTTGATTTCTCCCACAAGAACATCAACTATATATGCATCAAGATAGTTTTGAAAGTGAGTGAAGCCTTCATGTCAAATGCTCAAGTGCACATATTATAGCTGATTATATCATATGATCTCTTATCTTTACAATAATGCACATCGATCTAGCTAACGACTAGTGAGCATGACAACGATTCATGGCAAGATGGGTTCCACAAGAGATCAACTAAGGATTTGAACCATGTGATggacatatataaaattaagtcaaatgtataaaaatataatccttCACACGGTTGCCATCATGAAAATATTGCTAAAAAtcgaagaaagaaagaaagaaaaggggcGTGTAAGGTGACAACGTGAGTGGACCCCTAGGGATGATGGGCTAAGTGGTTGGCTTGTGAGCTTGTAGGAGTGACGGTGAGCTGGTGGGACACCTGGAATCTAACAAGCAAGGATGAtcagagaagagaagagatgtTTGCATGGTAGATACgggcttaatttttatgtgttgttGATGAAGTTTGTTTGTAGGGAAAATGATCAGTCATGtgcatgcaaaaacaaacattatttcATCAACCCTTTTGGGTCCCATTCACACTCGCACAGCATACCCCTTCACTCATTCTTCCATCTTGACAGCAACTGCCCCCTGGCTTTTTGAAGGTAGCTGTTGTTTTAGCCTGTAAATTGTAATGCCTTCATGGCCTAATCAATGATCATCCGCTCACTGGTTTCCATTCAAGTTTTAGTTATGACTACCAATCAATTAATTCCTGTTATCACCAATCGTTATCGGTTTaagtttgataagttaattccagttaataaattaaaggatgttattttcaaaatcgaGTTTTCACCGAGTTTATCAGCAGCTACCGTCTGTTTTCTTGAAACACAACTTGGACGAGGTCCCAAATCAACTTGTCTAGTAAGATTATGTGACTGTTGGATCGGATGTGATCAAGATAAACAGTGCAGAAATCACTGTATCTGTTTCTGAACGGGCAGTGCCGGAAGCATTGAGGAAGATGCTGTGTGGAAAATGCCAAAGGGATGCGTAAGATCAAGAATGTACTTAACGttggaaaaacaagaaaggGTTATTGGAGATGACTTTCCAAGTATTGGCAGTGAGTGAGTCTGTCTTGGTCTTTGTATTATTGTATGTTTGATTATTGAGGAGGATGCAGTTAGTGCCTAATCACTGCCTCCCAAAAGTGCATTTCAAAAACCTACAAAAAGAGAGACTGCACCATGTGGGCTTGTGGCCATTTGGTACGAAATTTCTTGACACTCTGTTCAACCATCAAGaacttggaaaagaaaaaaaggatattgtttttcttttttattttaacgtCAAGTCTAATATCTGCCAGCTTTATAGCATCAATACCAGTCTCTTTTTCAGGGTGGGTTTATTTCGcataaatatttctaaaacaaaatcacatatatgaagttttttttagaacGTTTGGTTagtaacaaagtaaaaaaatacaatagatTAGGTTGGAAAAACCTTAAACTGAGTTAGGGTTTTTCAAAGTTGGCCTTGTgtgtttttgagaattttttattaaaattttgtttagtaTTATGATGTAATTTGTGTTTTACCCcaactataaatttaaaaatatttgattaatcatcacGCATATAGTTTTGTATGAATTCCACTCAAATCTCTTTTTTGAAACCTTGATACAATTTGTagcttttctaaaatttattttttgaaatcacaATGTAAAAACTACAACAATACTAAACACACACTAATTTTGGTTGGGCTACTTCATAAACTCctacaaaacaagtttttttattagaataaaaGACCCTTCAATACTTAAGTTAGCCAATTATAAATGGAAAATAATGTATAACAAATGTATATTGTGATTATTATGTGGAGTTATGTTTGTTATGACTTTGTATGTTTTTACCTGataacttaaaatatttatacaccTCGTTGCATTAAATTTACCTCGTAAAACATGAAGTTTTCATTTGCGGTAGCTATAAGGGTGGCGGTAAAAGTTGTGACGGAGAGATAGTGTttattaaaattgttaaatgatattataaataaattattatttataaaattttactagttgaaaacatttttaatatataaattaaatttaaaaggtaaTGATAAAACATTTAGGTTAATAAGTTTTctaatagaatattttttaaaacaagaacaaacatatgaaaaatcagaaaaatatttgtctatataatattttatacaaatcAAACCTCTTATTAATTTGGTAACATGTCATCTTCATCGATGTACTCTGAGAAGCTTTCTTTGATTGTTGTCAAGTCATAGACTTAACGTGA
It contains:
- the LOC7485394 gene encoding uncharacterized protein LOC7485394; the protein is MDSPQRISIKEPQVILSPCSSRRRRASSDSNSPPEFEFWMVQNPSFPQPNLVTADELFVDGVLLPLYLLHHPNNNNNNNHPPDPDPDSTEPEPPSSQPDPEPEISPASITMEPTSSSKRWKDIIFKKGDKKTSTAAKKQEEKDKDKDKDKKREKRSQNGASSAELNINIWPFSRSRSEGNSVTRPKLFPGAPGTRKVSSAPCSRSNSAGESKSRKSWPSSPGRPGVHLSRSSPVWQVRRGGGSGTKSVVRSGEKSSSKKEVTEPRRSKNTANVNGSSNGARAKVLNINVPVCIGYRNHLSCRSGVRGADGSDGGATKNAGGDCGGSSTTNVGNGGNLFNLRSLFTKKVY